A single region of the Acidobacteriota bacterium genome encodes:
- a CDS encoding PSD1 and planctomycete cytochrome C domain-containing protein, producing the protein MIRAAPFLFAWLAAVGTVAGASEIDPADLEFFESKIRPVLVERCYQCHGGDPAKIRGGLILLDAEGVRAGGDSGAVIVPGSPEDSLMIEALRYEGLTQMPPDGKLAAHVIADFEQWIRRGAPDPRTGAEQTVVATRTAETFDYGPGREHWAFRRVEDPALPEVENKAWVSHDLDRFILARLEERGLAPVAPADRRTLLRRATFDLIGLPPSEAEIEDFLADSSPDAFARVVDRLLASPHYGERWGRHWLDVARYADSNGLDENIAFPNAFRYRDYVVDSLNRDKPFNRFVREQIAGDLMPAETDAQRFEQITATGFLMLGPKVLAEQDVDKMLIDIVDEQVNTLGRAFLALPVGCARCHDHKFDPIPTADYYAMAGILRSTETMSDAAGMRWLERPLAPENEIAGYEAAQKLVAEAQEKVDEVVREQNDVLRGPRRAALADYLLAAEEAYPAWSDDEEKQEEARETIARVAGGRGLEPPVLERWVRAFYRYREGPPVEGDAPSPSTVFVIWNAYAAASPDRYEQVTEELRAIIASEKVLTAPLTRSLVRGPAPKTLEEVAWRYASLFATIEIAWEEHLMRLGLKDEDELSPSDFRLPREQEELRWLVYGGYFCILCLDQEEEEKLYPQEALEQLAELRAEVERLEEASPPAPPYAMAVDETATVDLPVHIRGSHLNLAEEPERRGYLKVTDHLVPPPPVADDTSGRLELARWITHPEHPLTARVIVNRVWHWHFGHGIVDTPSNFGAIGSAPTHPELLDWLARRFVEGGWSLKNLHRDIMLSSTYRLSTDYDTANAAVDEENRLLWRNNRRRLEVEPIRDALLQLAGRLDLTIGGRVEEYKARGYVFGEYGPLDRVDIYDAPRRSIYMPVVRTAVYPIFGGFDFGDASDSVGDRSETVVPRQALLMMNSPFVEEAALGFAKQLLEIENADAADRIDTAFVRAYGRPADDAEIADGLAFLDEMRAGACAADTGCAGPLAGIRREAPPSATSAAPEPAEEAEIYAWTRLSHVILAASEFIYIN; encoded by the coding sequence ATGATCCGCGCTGCGCCCTTCCTGTTTGCCTGGCTGGCGGCGGTCGGAACGGTCGCCGGCGCGTCGGAGATCGATCCCGCCGACCTCGAGTTCTTCGAATCGAAGATCCGGCCGGTCCTGGTCGAGCGCTGCTACCAGTGTCACGGCGGCGATCCCGCGAAGATCCGCGGAGGCCTGATCCTGCTCGACGCGGAAGGCGTGCGCGCCGGTGGCGACAGCGGCGCCGTGATCGTCCCGGGATCGCCCGAGGACAGCCTGATGATCGAGGCGCTCCGCTACGAGGGCCTCACCCAGATGCCGCCGGACGGCAAGCTGGCGGCGCACGTCATCGCCGACTTCGAGCAGTGGATCCGCCGCGGCGCTCCCGACCCGCGCACGGGCGCCGAGCAGACGGTGGTCGCCACAAGAACCGCCGAGACATTCGATTACGGTCCCGGCCGCGAGCACTGGGCTTTCCGCCGGGTCGAAGATCCCGCCCTGCCCGAGGTCGAGAACAAGGCCTGGGTCAGCCATGACCTCGACCGCTTCATCCTGGCGAGGCTCGAGGAACGCGGCCTCGCGCCGGTCGCTCCGGCCGACAGGCGCACGCTGCTGCGCCGCGCCACCTTCGATCTGATCGGTCTGCCGCCGTCGGAAGCGGAGATCGAGGACTTCCTCGCCGATTCGAGCCCCGACGCCTTCGCCAGGGTCGTCGATCGGCTGCTCGCCTCGCCCCACTACGGCGAGCGCTGGGGCCGCCACTGGCTCGACGTCGCCCGCTACGCCGACTCGAACGGCCTGGACGAGAACATCGCGTTCCCCAACGCCTTCCGCTACCGCGACTACGTCGTCGACTCGCTGAACCGCGACAAGCCCTTCAACCGCTTCGTCCGCGAGCAGATCGCCGGCGACCTGATGCCGGCCGAGACCGACGCGCAGCGCTTCGAGCAGATCACCGCCACGGGCTTTCTCATGCTCGGCCCCAAGGTGCTCGCCGAACAGGATGTCGACAAGATGCTGATCGACATCGTCGACGAGCAGGTCAACACCCTGGGCCGCGCCTTTCTCGCCCTGCCGGTCGGCTGCGCCCGCTGCCACGACCACAAGTTCGACCCGATCCCCACGGCCGACTACTACGCGATGGCCGGCATCCTGCGCTCCACCGAGACGATGAGCGACGCCGCCGGCATGCGCTGGCTGGAGCGGCCACTGGCCCCGGAAAACGAGATCGCCGGGTACGAAGCGGCCCAGAAGCTGGTCGCCGAGGCGCAGGAGAAGGTGGACGAGGTCGTCCGCGAGCAGAACGACGTCCTGCGTGGCCCGCGCCGCGCGGCACTCGCCGACTACCTGCTCGCCGCGGAAGAGGCCTACCCCGCCTGGAGCGACGACGAGGAGAAGCAGGAGGAAGCGCGCGAGACGATCGCCAGAGTCGCTGGGGGCCGAGGGCTGGAGCCGCCGGTCCTCGAGCGCTGGGTCAGGGCCTTCTACCGCTACCGTGAGGGCCCGCCGGTCGAGGGGGACGCGCCGAGCCCGAGCACCGTCTTCGTGATCTGGAACGCCTACGCCGCCGCCTCTCCTGATCGCTACGAGCAGGTGACCGAGGAGCTGCGGGCGATCATCGCTTCAGAGAAGGTGCTGACGGCGCCTCTGACCCGAAGCCTCGTCCGCGGGCCGGCGCCGAAGACGCTCGAGGAAGTCGCCTGGCGCTACGCGAGCCTGTTCGCGACGATCGAGATCGCCTGGGAAGAGCACCTCATGCGACTCGGGCTGAAGGACGAGGACGAACTCTCACCCTCGGACTTCAGACTGCCGCGCGAGCAGGAGGAGCTGCGATGGCTGGTCTACGGCGGCTACTTCTGCATTCTCTGCCTCGACCAGGAGGAGGAAGAGAAGCTCTATCCGCAGGAGGCCCTGGAGCAGCTCGCCGAGCTGCGCGCCGAGGTCGAACGCCTGGAGGAAGCCTCACCCCCGGCGCCGCCCTACGCCATGGCCGTGGACGAGACCGCGACGGTCGACCTGCCGGTGCACATCCGGGGCAGCCACCTGAACCTGGCCGAAGAACCGGAGCGGCGCGGCTACCTGAAGGTCACGGACCACCTGGTGCCGCCGCCGCCAGTCGCCGATGACACGAGCGGCCGGCTCGAGCTGGCGCGCTGGATCACCCACCCCGAGCACCCGCTCACCGCCCGGGTCATCGTCAACCGCGTCTGGCACTGGCACTTCGGCCACGGCATCGTCGACACGCCGAGCAACTTCGGCGCGATCGGCAGCGCTCCCACGCACCCCGAGCTTCTCGACTGGCTGGCGCGCCGCTTCGTCGAGGGCGGCTGGTCGCTCAAGAACCTGCACCGCGACATCATGCTGTCGAGCACCTATCGGTTGTCCACCGACTACGACACCGCCAACGCCGCCGTCGACGAGGAGAACCGCCTCCTCTGGCGCAACAACCGGAGACGCCTCGAGGTCGAGCCAATCCGCGACGCCCTGCTGCAGCTCGCCGGCCGGCTCGACCTGACGATCGGTGGACGGGTGGAGGAGTACAAGGCCCGGGGATACGTCTTCGGCGAGTACGGCCCACTCGACCGGGTCGACATCTACGACGCGCCGCGGCGTTCGATCTACATGCCGGTCGTGCGTACCGCGGTCTATCCGATCTTCGGCGGCTTCGACTTCGGGGACGCCAGCGACTCCGTCGGCGATCGATCCGAGACGGTGGTCCCGCGGCAGGCGCTGCTGATGATGAACAGCCCCTTCGTCGAGGAGGCGGCGCTCGGCTTCGCAAAGCAACTGCTGGAGATCGAGAACGCTGACGCCGCGGATCGCATCGACACCGCCTTCGTCCGCGCCTACGGGCGCCCCGCCGACGACGCCGAGATCGCCGACGGCCTCGCCTTCCTCGACGAGATGCGTGCCGGGGCTTGCGCGGCGGACACTGGGTGCGCCGGCCCTCTGGCCGGCATCCGGCGCGAAGCGCCGCCTTCCGCCACTTCCGCCGCGCCAGAGCCGGCGGAAGAAGCGGAGATCTACGCCTGGACCCGCCTCTCCCATGTCATCCTCGCGGCAAGCGAGTTCATCTACATCAACTGA
- a CDS encoding SDR family NAD(P)-dependent oxidoreductase — protein sequence MTSFRDRYGRWALVAGASEGLGASFADCLAERGMNLVLIARREPLLDDLADRLRERYGVEVRPLAMDLASPGLADALAAATEDLDLGVLVYNAAFVPVGRFVEADVDALERAVDVNVRAPVVMLHTLLPGLERRGRGAVILMSSLAGLQGTPRVAAYAATKAFNTVLGEGLWQELRESGIDVVACCAGAIPTPGYKRSGKGRVPGMLNPDTVARRTLDALGKGPRFVPGLVNRLVAALLTRLLPRKAAIRLMAGNTGDIG from the coding sequence GTGACCTCGTTCCGCGACCGCTACGGGCGCTGGGCGCTCGTCGCCGGCGCTTCGGAGGGGCTCGGCGCCTCGTTCGCGGATTGTCTCGCCGAGCGCGGCATGAACCTCGTGCTGATCGCCCGGCGCGAGCCGTTGCTCGATGACCTCGCGGACAGGCTTCGCGAGCGGTACGGCGTCGAAGTGCGGCCGCTGGCGATGGACCTTGCCAGCCCGGGCCTCGCCGACGCTCTCGCTGCTGCCACTGAGGACCTCGACCTGGGTGTGCTCGTCTACAACGCCGCCTTCGTGCCGGTTGGGCGCTTCGTCGAGGCCGACGTCGACGCGCTAGAGCGGGCGGTCGACGTCAACGTCCGCGCGCCGGTCGTCATGCTGCACACGCTCCTGCCGGGTCTCGAGCGGCGCGGCCGTGGCGCGGTGATCCTGATGTCCTCACTGGCGGGCCTGCAGGGGACGCCGCGAGTTGCGGCCTACGCCGCCACCAAGGCCTTCAACACCGTCCTCGGCGAGGGCCTGTGGCAGGAGCTCCGCGAGAGCGGCATCGATGTTGTGGCCTGCTGCGCCGGCGCCATTCCCACGCCGGGTTACAAACGCTCGGGCAAGGGCCGGGTGCCGGGCATGCTCAACCCCGACACGGTGGCTCGGCGAACGCTGGATGCTCTCGGCAAGGGTCCGCGGTTTGTACCTGGACTCGTCAACCGGTTGGTCGCCGCGCTGCTGACGCGTCTCCTGCCGCGCAAGGCCGCGATCCGGCTGATGGCGGGCAACACCGGCGATATCGGCTGA
- a CDS encoding arylsulfatase: MRLATSLAGVLLFALAATALAQPPNVVIVMTDDQGYGELSAHGNPVLETPHLDRLRGESVRLDDFHVAPMCTPTRGQLLTGMDAARNGAINVSSGRALLRPEIPTMADIFAEAGYRTGVFGKWHLGDNYPFRPEDRGFHETVWFPSSHIGSVPDFWGNDYFDDTYIRNGQRKAFKGYCTDIFFDEAIDFMRRSAASGTPFLTYIAPNTPHGPLIAKEEDEAALAAALARPEFADMSTSLKGRLSRYLGMVRNIDTNVGKLAEFLQEEGLRENTIVIFMTDNGSTHGPLYFNAGMRGMKTELWEGGHRVPFFISWPNGDLADPRDVTGLTQVQDVLPTLLDLAGIETPAAGDFNGMSLAPVLRGDAAVPEDRMLIINYSRMPSGFNYPSPYTQSILTRSHAGVLWKHWRLLEDRDLYDLESDPLQTTNVIEQHPEVVARMRNHLYEWWDEVASTANEPQRIVIGDDIENPMMLTGCEWLDVFVDQQAQVRRGTRKTGYWLLDVAEAGEYEFALRRWPREIDVALASAPEGGGVALPITSARLFISDHHHLDIGDKRPYGFEGLTTRVDSDDTEATFTVTLPEGTIALHTWFEEGREVIASAYYVYVTRK; the protein is encoded by the coding sequence GTGAGGCTAGCAACGTCTCTTGCCGGTGTTCTGCTGTTCGCGCTCGCCGCGACCGCCCTCGCGCAGCCCCCCAACGTCGTCATCGTGATGACGGACGATCAGGGCTACGGCGAACTGTCCGCCCATGGCAACCCGGTGCTCGAGACGCCGCATCTCGACCGCCTGCGCGGCGAAAGCGTGCGCCTGGACGACTTCCACGTGGCACCGATGTGCACGCCGACCCGCGGGCAACTGCTGACCGGCATGGATGCGGCCCGGAATGGCGCGATCAACGTCAGCAGCGGTCGCGCGCTCCTTCGGCCCGAGATCCCCACGATGGCCGACATCTTCGCCGAAGCCGGCTACCGAACGGGCGTATTCGGCAAGTGGCACCTCGGCGACAACTACCCCTTCCGGCCGGAGGACCGCGGATTCCACGAAACCGTGTGGTTCCCCTCCTCCCACATCGGCTCGGTGCCCGACTTCTGGGGCAACGACTACTTCGACGACACCTACATTCGCAACGGTCAACGCAAGGCGTTCAAGGGCTACTGCACCGACATCTTCTTCGACGAGGCGATCGACTTCATGCGGCGCTCCGCGGCGTCCGGAACGCCTTTCCTGACCTACATCGCTCCGAACACGCCGCACGGACCGCTGATCGCCAAGGAGGAGGACGAAGCCGCGCTGGCGGCCGCGCTGGCCCGGCCCGAGTTCGCCGACATGAGCACGTCGCTGAAGGGCCGGCTTAGCAGGTACCTCGGGATGGTCCGCAACATCGACACGAACGTGGGCAAGCTCGCCGAGTTCCTCCAGGAGGAGGGACTTCGGGAGAACACGATCGTGATCTTCATGACGGACAACGGCAGCACGCACGGCCCGCTCTACTTCAACGCCGGCATGCGCGGCATGAAGACCGAGTTGTGGGAAGGCGGCCATCGGGTGCCCTTCTTCATCAGTTGGCCGAACGGCGACCTGGCGGACCCGCGAGACGTGACCGGCCTGACCCAGGTGCAGGACGTCCTGCCGACGCTCCTCGACCTTGCTGGAATCGAAACGCCGGCAGCCGGGGACTTCAACGGCATGAGCCTGGCCCCCGTCTTGCGCGGAGATGCTGCTGTGCCCGAGGACCGCATGCTGATCATCAACTACAGCCGGATGCCGTCCGGGTTCAACTACCCCTCGCCGTACACCCAGTCGATCCTCACGCGCAGTCACGCTGGCGTCCTGTGGAAGCACTGGCGCCTGCTCGAGGACCGCGATCTCTACGACCTGGAGTCCGATCCGTTGCAGACCACCAACGTGATCGAGCAGCACCCCGAAGTGGTCGCCAGGATGCGGAACCATCTGTACGAGTGGTGGGACGAGGTGGCCTCGACCGCCAATGAGCCCCAGCGGATCGTCATCGGCGACGACATCGAGAATCCGATGATGCTGACCGGATGCGAGTGGCTCGACGTCTTCGTCGATCAGCAGGCACAGGTCCGACGCGGCACCCGGAAAACTGGCTACTGGCTGCTCGACGTGGCGGAGGCGGGCGAGTACGAGTTCGCGCTCCGGCGCTGGCCCCGGGAGATCGACGTAGCGCTCGCATCGGCGCCCGAGGGCGGCGGCGTCGCTTTGCCGATCACCTCCGCCCGCCTGTTCATCAGCGACCACCACCATCTGGACATCGGCGACAAGAGGCCCTACGGCTTCGAGGGGCTGACGACGCGGGTCGACTCGGACGACACGGAGGCCACCTTCACGGTGACCCTGCCCGAGGGCACCATCGCCCTGCACACCTGGTTCGAAGAGGGGCGCGAGGTCATCGCGAGCGCCTACTACGTTTATGTGACGAGGAAGTAG